One genomic window of Paraburkholderia phytofirmans PsJN includes the following:
- a CDS encoding LysR family transcriptional regulator: protein MLRENATDLLAFVAVAREGSFTRAAARLGMSQSALSHAMRALEERMGVKLLNRTTRSVAATEAGERLLRSIAPRFEEIENELVAAVESRDRPVGTIRITATDYAIDTVIWPRLSKMLPAYPDIKVELVVDYGLADIVADRFDIGVRWGDQVAKDMIAVRIGPDARLAIVGSPEYLEKHPAPKHPKDLVNHNCIRLRLPTLGGIYAWELTKGSRKIQVRVDGQFTFNGAYQMLNAAIDGVGLAFIPEDLAQPHVAAGRLRWALPDWYPTFPGLHIFYPSRREYSKALSIVVEALRSSPGLM, encoded by the coding sequence ATGCTGCGCGAGAACGCAACCGACCTTTTGGCTTTCGTCGCTGTAGCGCGTGAAGGCAGTTTTACACGCGCTGCGGCCAGATTAGGCATGTCGCAAAGTGCGTTGAGCCACGCCATGCGTGCGCTGGAAGAGCGCATGGGTGTCAAACTGCTCAACCGCACCACCCGTAGCGTGGCGGCGACAGAAGCAGGCGAGCGGTTATTGAGGTCGATTGCTCCTCGCTTCGAGGAGATCGAAAACGAACTCGTCGCCGCAGTCGAATCCCGGGACCGGCCCGTCGGCACAATTCGCATAACTGCCACTGACTACGCAATAGATACCGTTATCTGGCCACGCCTGTCGAAAATGCTGCCCGCGTATCCGGACATCAAAGTGGAACTCGTCGTTGACTATGGCCTCGCGGATATCGTCGCGGACCGCTTCGATATCGGCGTACGGTGGGGAGACCAGGTGGCGAAAGACATGATTGCTGTTCGCATCGGCCCCGACGCACGCCTCGCCATCGTGGGCTCTCCGGAATATCTGGAAAAGCATCCCGCTCCAAAGCATCCCAAGGACCTCGTAAATCACAACTGCATCCGGTTGCGCCTGCCGACACTTGGTGGAATTTACGCGTGGGAACTAACGAAGGGCTCACGCAAAATTCAGGTGCGCGTCGATGGACAGTTCACGTTCAACGGCGCATATCAGATGCTGAACGCGGCAATCGATGGCGTTGGACTGGCGTTTATTCCCGAAGACCTGGCCCAGCCACACGTGGCTGCTGGGCGCTTGCGCTGGGCATTGCCAGATTGGTATCCCACGTTCCCGGGCCTGCATATTTTCTATCCCAGCAGACGCGAATATTCGAAGGCGCTTTCGATCGTCGTAGAGGCGCTCAGGTCATCGCCAGGCCTGATGTAG
- a CDS encoding (R)-mandelonitrile lyase, which yields MHLKKPGSQPSMKGPAEWFTGTVRIDPLNAPPPPARVSCASVTFEPGARSNWHTHPLGQTLLVTAGCGWTQCEGEAIVKICAGDVIWCPPGHKHWHGASPTTSMTHIAIQEALDGKNVEWMEPVTDDQYLVGPG from the coding sequence ATGCATTTGAAGAAACCCGGTTCGCAGCCGTCGATGAAAGGTCCAGCCGAATGGTTTACTGGCACCGTGCGTATCGACCCACTCAATGCCCCACCTCCGCCCGCTCGCGTATCGTGCGCGAGCGTGACCTTCGAGCCAGGTGCACGCTCGAACTGGCACACGCATCCGCTCGGTCAGACTCTGCTGGTGACTGCGGGTTGCGGCTGGACCCAATGCGAAGGTGAGGCCATCGTCAAAATTTGCGCAGGCGATGTCATCTGGTGTCCTCCCGGCCATAAACATTGGCACGGCGCGTCGCCCACAACCTCCATGACCCACATCGCGATTCAGGAAGCACTGGACGGTAAGAACGTCGAGTGGATGGAACCGGTCACGGATGACCAGTATCTCGTAGGCCCAGGATGA
- a CDS encoding transcriptional regulator — translation MNAHIRYKGYEVAPAAQQLPNGLFAANLTIEKTSANHDQHYSFDALDYFFDEEHALAYAFRWGRMWIDNHQ, via the coding sequence ATGAACGCACATATTCGCTACAAGGGCTACGAAGTTGCACCGGCCGCTCAACAACTCCCCAATGGCCTTTTCGCCGCCAATTTGACCATCGAGAAAACTTCCGCGAATCACGACCAGCATTATTCATTCGATGCGCTCGATTATTTCTTCGACGAGGAGCACGCGCTGGCCTACGCATTTCGTTGGGGACGCATGTGGATCGATAACCACCAGTAA
- a CDS encoding fatty acid desaturase: MAIYLDDTQRNALARMATSWTWRTQWPTWVLIVTIYGGWFGVATHARVLGLPFTTLLLAVLGTWYMSLQHELLHGHPTRSPFVNAVFGFAPLAVWFPYGIYRDSHLQHHDDPHLTHSERDPESYFVSALVWRRTGWAIRALLTFRNTFIGRLLVGPAFSIAATSVDALRKIKSGDWQDVPLWLAHLAAVAGLAVWMQLACGIPAWVFIVGAGYGALSLSSIRSFQEHREAQAHEHRSVINEAAWFWRLLFLNNNYHLVHHDLPHVPWFALRAVYERSRQQYIERSGGFLVTGYGEWLMSYAFATVVHPVANVGPEYFQRNPPASLSFAGK, translated from the coding sequence ATGGCGATTTATCTCGACGACACGCAGCGCAACGCCCTCGCCCGCATGGCGACAAGCTGGACATGGCGCACGCAATGGCCGACCTGGGTGTTGATCGTAACGATCTATGGGGGATGGTTCGGCGTGGCGACGCATGCGCGCGTGCTCGGACTGCCGTTCACCACGCTGCTGCTCGCCGTGCTCGGCACGTGGTACATGTCGTTGCAACACGAGCTGCTGCACGGTCACCCTACGCGTTCGCCGTTCGTCAACGCCGTGTTCGGTTTCGCGCCGCTCGCCGTGTGGTTTCCGTATGGCATCTATCGCGATTCACATCTTCAGCATCACGACGATCCGCATCTGACGCATTCCGAGCGGGACCCAGAGAGCTACTTCGTCAGCGCGCTCGTATGGCGGCGCACGGGTTGGGCGATTCGCGCGCTGTTGACCTTCCGTAATACGTTTATCGGGCGCCTGCTGGTTGGGCCGGCGTTCTCCATCGCCGCGACAAGCGTGGATGCGCTGCGTAAGATCAAAAGCGGCGATTGGCAAGATGTTCCGCTGTGGCTTGCGCATTTAGCCGCCGTTGCGGGGCTAGCGGTCTGGATGCAACTTGCGTGCGGGATCCCGGCGTGGGTTTTTATTGTCGGCGCGGGTTATGGTGCGCTGTCGTTGAGTTCGATCCGTTCGTTTCAGGAACATCGTGAGGCGCAAGCGCATGAGCATCGCAGCGTTATCAACGAAGCGGCGTGGTTCTGGCGATTGCTGTTTCTGAACAATAACTATCATCTGGTTCATCACGACTTGCCGCATGTGCCGTGGTTTGCGCTTCGTGCTGTCTATGAGAGGTCACGCCAGCAATACATCGAGCGCTCTGGAGGGTTTCTGGTCACGGGTTATGGCGAGTGGTTGATGAGCTATGCATTCGCGACAGTTGTACATCCGGTGGCGAACGTCGGGCCCGAATACTTCCAACGAAATCCGCCTGCTTCCCTCAGTTTTGCAGGCAAATAG
- the iaaH gene encoding indoleacetamide hydrolase: MTWTVDEQLALSATEAVAAIQSGRLNAADYVATLLARAAALSSLNALTTLELDGALAAARRIDALPAAEKARLPLAGLPIVVKDNINTAGMQTSAGTPALAGFIPKTNAPSVQRLIDAGAIVLGKANMHELAFGITSTNLATHAGPVRNPYDPSLIPGGSSGGTAAAIAARIVPAGLGTDTGGSTRIPAALTGTVGFRPSVGNGGAERRYHDPDAVVPISHTRDTVGPMARTVADIALLDGVITGAGALPVVALNGLRIGLPAPLWEGLERQVEDVARAALRQLEAAGVVFVPVAMSELDDLNGMVGGPIAIHEARDDVLAWLVANDAPVKTVVEMAARIASPDVRAIYDGVLSDVLGDRYEAALNHWRPRLQQYMAATFADERLDALLFPTTRLAAVPIDEVNGSSVVSVDGSAAIDTMDAFLHNTDPASTSGIPGLSLPAGMTASGLPVGLELDGPLGEDRRLLAIGIAFEQLLGALPAPVL; encoded by the coding sequence ATGACATGGACCGTCGATGAACAACTCGCGCTGAGCGCTACCGAAGCCGTCGCCGCGATCCAGTCCGGCCGCCTGAACGCCGCCGACTACGTGGCCACCTTGCTCGCGCGCGCGGCGGCGCTTTCGAGCCTCAATGCGCTCACCACGCTCGAGCTCGACGGCGCGCTCGCCGCCGCGCGGCGCATCGACGCCTTGCCCGCCGCCGAAAAGGCCCGCTTGCCGCTCGCGGGTTTGCCTATCGTCGTTAAGGACAACATAAACACGGCGGGCATGCAGACCTCGGCGGGCACGCCGGCGCTGGCGGGCTTCATACCGAAGACCAATGCCCCCTCGGTGCAGCGCCTGATCGACGCCGGCGCGATCGTGCTCGGCAAGGCGAATATGCATGAACTGGCGTTCGGCATCACGAGTACGAACCTCGCCACGCATGCGGGCCCGGTGCGCAATCCCTACGACCCCTCGCTGATTCCAGGCGGTTCGTCGGGCGGCACCGCGGCGGCGATTGCCGCGCGCATCGTACCCGCCGGTCTGGGCACCGACACCGGCGGCTCGACCCGCATTCCGGCCGCGTTGACGGGTACGGTGGGGTTTCGTCCATCGGTCGGCAACGGCGGCGCCGAACGGCGCTATCACGACCCGGACGCCGTCGTGCCGATCAGCCATACGCGCGACACGGTTGGGCCGATGGCGCGCACCGTCGCCGATATTGCGCTGCTCGACGGCGTAATCACCGGCGCCGGCGCATTGCCGGTCGTCGCGTTGAACGGCTTGCGCATCGGCTTGCCCGCGCCGCTCTGGGAAGGACTCGAGCGGCAGGTGGAGGACGTCGCGCGAGCCGCGTTGCGGCAGCTCGAAGCGGCGGGCGTGGTGTTCGTGCCGGTGGCGATGAGCGAACTGGACGATCTGAACGGTATGGTGGGCGGCCCGATCGCGATCCACGAGGCGCGCGACGACGTGCTCGCGTGGCTCGTCGCCAACGACGCGCCCGTCAAGACCGTCGTCGAAATGGCGGCCCGCATTGCCAGCCCGGACGTGCGCGCGATTTACGATGGCGTGCTAAGCGATGTGCTCGGCGACCGCTACGAGGCCGCGCTGAATCATTGGCGGCCGCGTTTGCAGCAGTACATGGCCGCGACCTTCGCCGACGAGCGGCTCGACGCGCTGCTGTTTCCGACCACGCGCCTCGCCGCCGTGCCGATCGACGAGGTGAACGGCTCGTCGGTCGTGTCGGTCGACGGTTCGGCGGCAATCGACACCATGGACGCGTTCCTGCACAATACCGATCCGGCCAGCACCTCGGGCATTCCGGGGCTCTCGCTGCCTGCGGGCATGACAGCGAGCGGCTTGCCGGTCGGACTCGAACTGGACGGCCCGCTCGGCGAGGACCGGCGTCTTCTTGCGATCGGCATTGCGTTCGAACAATTGCTTGGCGCGTTGCCGGCGCCGGTGCTTTGA
- a CDS encoding carboxymuconolactone decarboxylase family protein: MTSKPTVARQAFGAIAPKLAEISDEVLFGDIWERPQLSKRDRSLITCATLIALCKVEQMNFHMPLAIQNGVTHDELVEMTTHLAFYAGWPSAMSAVTKLKELFPTTD; encoded by the coding sequence ATGACAAGCAAACCTACTGTGGCGCGGCAGGCATTTGGCGCCATCGCGCCGAAACTCGCTGAAATCAGCGATGAAGTTCTCTTTGGCGATATCTGGGAGCGTCCGCAATTATCGAAGCGCGACAGAAGCCTTATTACTTGCGCGACCCTCATCGCTCTATGCAAGGTCGAGCAGATGAACTTCCACATGCCGCTTGCAATCCAGAATGGAGTGACTCACGACGAACTCGTCGAGATGACTACGCATCTGGCCTTCTACGCCGGATGGCCGAGTGCGATGTCAGCGGTAACGAAGCTCAAGGAGCTCTTTCCCACTACCGATTAA
- a CDS encoding Dyp-type peroxidase, with translation MSPISSISAAQRALDTEPQSIDAPLSAAAAFLVLIVKDDDASIAAARSVVASTDDLVKDVRIRTDGGVFTCNVGISHRAWGPLTGKPAPSELAPFKEVRGATHTAVSTAGDLLYHIRAESMGVIIEFERLLLEAFGNSVTAIDDVAGFRYFDGRDLLEFVDGTANPDGLDLPAATIVGDEDPEYAGGSYVVIQKYLHDMAAWRSQSVETQEAIIGRTKFSNSELPDATQGQKSHKTLCTIEDADGEHDILRDNMPFAVPGRGEYGTYFIGYSRHLWVIDKMLERMFIGDPPPLHDRILDFSKAVTGVTFFAPARKFLSNLAD, from the coding sequence TTGAGTCCCATATCTTCGATCTCCGCCGCTCAACGCGCACTCGACACGGAACCGCAGTCTATCGACGCTCCATTGTCGGCGGCAGCCGCGTTCCTGGTCCTCATTGTGAAAGACGACGACGCCTCGATCGCAGCCGCGCGCTCCGTGGTGGCAAGCACTGATGACCTCGTCAAGGATGTCAGGATCCGAACTGACGGCGGTGTGTTCACCTGCAACGTCGGTATTTCGCATCGCGCCTGGGGACCGCTTACGGGGAAACCTGCACCCAGTGAGCTCGCGCCGTTCAAGGAGGTGCGAGGTGCCACGCATACCGCGGTGTCCACAGCGGGCGACTTGCTGTACCACATCCGTGCAGAGTCGATGGGTGTGATCATCGAGTTCGAGAGGCTTCTGCTCGAGGCCTTTGGGAACTCCGTCACCGCAATCGACGACGTTGCCGGGTTCCGTTACTTCGATGGACGTGATCTGCTCGAGTTCGTTGACGGCACGGCGAATCCCGATGGCCTGGACCTGCCTGCCGCGACCATCGTTGGCGATGAGGATCCGGAATATGCGGGCGGCAGCTATGTCGTGATCCAGAAGTATCTGCACGACATGGCAGCCTGGCGCTCGCAAAGTGTGGAGACGCAGGAGGCGATTATCGGCCGCACGAAGTTCAGCAACAGCGAGTTGCCGGACGCGACGCAGGGCCAGAAATCCCACAAGACGCTTTGCACAATCGAGGACGCGGACGGGGAGCACGACATTCTGCGCGACAACATGCCATTCGCTGTTCCCGGTCGCGGCGAATACGGCACCTACTTTATCGGCTATTCTCGCCACCTGTGGGTGATCGACAAGATGCTGGAACGTATGTTCATAGGTGATCCGCCGCCGCTTCATGACCGAATTCTTGACTTCTCCAAGGCCGTCACGGGTGTCACGTTCTTTGCTCCGGCCCGCAAGTTTCTGAGCAACCTGGCTGACTGA
- a CDS encoding CDP-diacylglycerol diphosphatase, translating to MKTLMPALPQRALLRHGARIAAALALALAASACARLAAVDSNALWKIVDLRCVPSQQATGTPGQCTFVDLNKRYAILKDIVGRSQHLLIPTDRITGIESPLVLAPHAQDYWVDAWDSRTYVEKTVKRSLPDNQLSLEINSQYRRSQNQLHIHIDCMRADISEALARHAKDSPDEWRWETLDGNRYRIMRVSSLAGADNPFRIVARDNQGAAAMAMQTILVTGAGPSADKDGWLIVNSGIDVDNGSGSAEGLQDHACRVANAP from the coding sequence ATGAAAACTCTAATGCCCGCTCTCCCGCAGCGGGCTCTTTTGCGCCACGGCGCGCGAATCGCCGCGGCTTTGGCCCTCGCTTTGGCCGCCAGCGCATGCGCCCGCCTTGCCGCGGTCGACTCGAACGCGCTGTGGAAAATCGTCGATCTGCGTTGCGTGCCGTCTCAGCAGGCAACTGGCACGCCAGGTCAATGCACGTTTGTCGACCTGAACAAACGCTACGCTATCCTGAAGGATATCGTCGGACGCTCGCAGCACCTGTTGATTCCGACCGACCGCATCACCGGTATCGAAAGCCCGCTCGTGCTTGCGCCGCATGCGCAGGATTACTGGGTGGACGCCTGGGACTCGCGCACGTACGTCGAGAAAACGGTCAAGCGCTCGCTGCCCGACAATCAACTGAGCCTGGAAATCAATTCGCAATATCGCCGCTCGCAGAACCAGTTGCATATTCATATCGATTGCATGCGCGCGGATATCAGCGAAGCGCTTGCGCGTCACGCCAAAGATTCACCGGATGAATGGCGCTGGGAGACCCTCGACGGCAATCGCTACCGCATCATGCGCGTGAGCTCGCTCGCGGGCGCCGACAACCCGTTTCGCATCGTCGCGCGAGACAACCAGGGCGCGGCGGCGATGGCCATGCAAACCATTCTCGTGACGGGCGCGGGGCCGTCCGCTGACAAGGACGGCTGGCTGATAGTCAACAGCGGGATCGACGTGGACAACGGCAGCGGCTCGGCCGAAGGTCTTCAGGATCACGCCTGCCGCGTGGCGAACGCGCCCTGA
- a CDS encoding gamma-glutamylcyclotransferase, whose product MLNRNAISSGAYLESFESLPKDMLWTQAQIDASLAHTMQQRPDNGEVWVFAYGSLMWNPISDFDSRRIATLHGWHRSFCIRMIAGRGTPQQPGRMLSLEQGGCTQGVALRLCGETLEEELRILWIREMVTGAYRPTWAPVTLEDGTELSAIAFVADHGNPQYEGDARAPLIAPLMAVASGLFGTNAEYVFKLQRALADCGLKDAYIDELVAELTAELARIAGQPA is encoded by the coding sequence ATGCTGAACAGAAACGCCATAAGCTCGGGCGCCTACCTCGAAAGTTTTGAATCGCTGCCCAAAGACATGCTGTGGACGCAGGCGCAGATCGACGCGTCGCTCGCACACACCATGCAGCAGCGTCCGGACAATGGCGAGGTCTGGGTCTTCGCCTACGGCTCGCTGATGTGGAATCCGATCTCGGACTTCGACAGCCGCCGCATCGCGACCCTGCACGGCTGGCATCGCAGCTTCTGCATCCGCATGATCGCCGGACGCGGCACGCCGCAGCAGCCGGGCCGCATGCTCTCGCTCGAGCAAGGCGGCTGCACGCAAGGCGTCGCGTTGCGCCTGTGCGGCGAGACGCTCGAAGAGGAACTGCGCATTCTCTGGATTCGCGAGATGGTGACGGGTGCGTATCGTCCGACGTGGGCGCCGGTCACGCTGGAGGACGGCACCGAATTATCCGCGATCGCCTTCGTGGCGGATCACGGGAATCCGCAATACGAAGGCGACGCGCGAGCGCCGCTGATCGCACCATTGATGGCCGTGGCGAGCGGTCTGTTCGGTACGAACGCGGAGTACGTGTTCAAGCTGCAACGCGCGCTCGCGGACTGCGGCCTGAAAGATGCCTATATCGACGAACTCGTCGCCGAACTCACCGCCGAACTTGCACGGATCGCCGGACAACCGGCGTGA
- a CDS encoding NADPH-dependent FMN reductase, protein MTSFDHHRRPLVIGIGGTTRAASSTERALGFALRGAQDAGANTRLFGGTFLHSLPHYAPEQSHRTDEQLELIEAVRHADALIIATPGYHGGVSGLVKNALDTLEELRADERPYLDGRAVGCIVTAYGWQAAGSVLTSLRSIVHALRGWPTPFGAGINTLETRFDTVDTCSDAKVVEQLATVGQQAAQFALAFNAHRVPDAAPLGNAHKEAQPARLLHAV, encoded by the coding sequence TTGACCAGTTTCGATCATCATCGCCGGCCGCTCGTTATCGGCATTGGCGGCACGACACGCGCCGCTTCGTCGACCGAGCGCGCGCTCGGCTTCGCGTTGCGCGGCGCGCAGGACGCTGGAGCGAATACCCGTCTGTTCGGCGGCACGTTTCTGCACAGCCTGCCCCACTACGCGCCGGAACAGTCGCACCGCACGGACGAGCAGCTTGAACTGATCGAGGCGGTGCGCCATGCGGACGCGCTGATCATCGCCACGCCCGGCTATCACGGCGGCGTATCCGGTCTCGTCAAGAACGCGCTCGACACGCTCGAAGAACTGCGCGCCGACGAGCGCCCGTATCTGGACGGCCGCGCGGTCGGCTGTATCGTCACGGCGTATGGCTGGCAGGCCGCGGGTTCGGTGTTGACGTCGTTGCGTTCGATCGTCCACGCGTTGCGCGGCTGGCCCACGCCGTTCGGCGCCGGCATCAACACGCTGGAAACGCGCTTCGACACCGTCGACACCTGTTCGGACGCGAAGGTTGTCGAGCAACTCGCCACCGTCGGCCAGCAGGCCGCGCAATTCGCGCTGGCGTTCAACGCGCACCGCGTGCCGGACGCCGCACCGCTCGGCAACGCGCACAAGGAAGCACAACCCGCGCGCCTGCTGCACGCGGTTTAA
- a CDS encoding phosphoglycerate mutase family protein translates to MSPHRIMFIRHAEKPGPNEGIGIETDGKADPESLSVRGWQRAGALARFFCPIEETHATRLKPATVYAPGTGPSSKSKRAMQTVTPLVALLQLQAASRVNYVTSHLKDDGPALMNDVLAQSGIVLIAWEHKVIPSLIGLVPDAPTVPSSWPEDRFDMVWILDHAADKWSFSQLPQLLLAGDTANPIE, encoded by the coding sequence ATGTCACCCCATCGAATCATGTTTATCCGGCACGCTGAGAAACCGGGCCCCAACGAAGGGATCGGCATTGAAACGGACGGAAAGGCCGACCCTGAAAGTCTCAGCGTTCGCGGCTGGCAGCGAGCCGGGGCGTTGGCACGATTCTTTTGTCCGATCGAGGAGACGCACGCCACACGACTGAAGCCGGCCACCGTGTACGCGCCGGGAACCGGTCCGTCCAGCAAAAGCAAACGGGCCATGCAGACCGTCACCCCGCTGGTCGCCCTGCTGCAGCTACAGGCAGCATCTCGAGTGAACTACGTCACCTCGCATTTGAAGGACGACGGGCCAGCGCTGATGAACGACGTGTTGGCTCAATCCGGCATCGTGCTGATTGCCTGGGAGCACAAAGTAATCCCGTCGTTAATCGGACTCGTACCTGATGCTCCAACCGTTCCTTCGTCGTGGCCGGAAGATCGGTTCGACATGGTGTGGATACTCGATCACGCGGCGGATAAATGGTCATTCTCGCAACTTCCTCAATTGCTACTCGCGGGTGACACCGCTAATCCGATCGAGTAA
- a CDS encoding J domain-containing protein, translating to MATLYDTLGVPTHATDEEIKRAYRKAAMKWHPDRNSGAEDVARATFQEIKDAYAILSDAAQRKVYDAVYAEQMRSWEAQHARQQKAQAEREATVRAADEAAYAEMVSLAMRFADEGHNRDVLFGVLLGRRCEAGRAAQIADSVSALQAARRETAKAEAEPVAAAAPESVDASVGTRAASAKDDAAAQSSPGQRANQDKREEPVGDTHPAGALSGLWFQFLNGLRL from the coding sequence ATGGCAACTCTTTATGACACCCTCGGCGTGCCCACGCACGCCACCGACGAAGAAATCAAGCGGGCCTATCGCAAGGCCGCGATGAAGTGGCATCCCGACCGCAACAGCGGCGCCGAAGACGTCGCGCGCGCCACCTTCCAGGAAATCAAGGACGCGTACGCGATCCTCTCCGACGCCGCGCAGCGCAAAGTGTACGACGCGGTCTACGCCGAGCAGATGCGCAGTTGGGAAGCGCAGCACGCGCGCCAGCAGAAGGCGCAAGCCGAGCGCGAAGCGACGGTGCGCGCTGCCGACGAAGCCGCGTACGCCGAGATGGTCTCGCTCGCCATGCGTTTCGCGGACGAAGGCCACAACCGCGACGTGCTGTTCGGTGTGTTGCTCGGGCGTCGATGCGAGGCGGGGCGAGCCGCGCAGATCGCTGACAGCGTGTCGGCGTTGCAGGCCGCGCGGCGCGAAACGGCCAAGGCCGAGGCCGAACCAGTTGCGGCGGCTGCGCCTGAGAGTGTCGATGCTTCGGTCGGGACTAGAGCGGCTTCAGCGAAAGATGATGCCGCCGCGCAGAGCTCGCCAGGGCAGCGCGCGAATCAGGACAAGCGCGAAGAACCCGTCGGCGACACGCATCCAGCCGGTGCATTGAGCGGCCTCTGGTTCCAGTTTCTCAACGGCTTGCGGCTCTGA